The Martelella sp. AD-3 genome includes a region encoding these proteins:
- a CDS encoding 16S rRNA (uracil(1498)-N(3))-methyltransferase, with the protein MRANYRLQRLYVDIGLAAGEAFEADRNQFHYLAHVIRAEEGAELLLFNGRDGEWLARIAYPSRKKIMLQPVEQTRPQPPLPDLTYLFAPLKVGRMDYMVQKAVEMGAGRIQPVMTQHVQGKPGKSDRLAANIIEAAEQCGVLAVPELLEPVKLADLLEGWEAGRRLIFCDEADEDQNPVKALQRVTEKSLALLIGPEGGFSDEERAMLRASPFVTPIPLGPRILRADTAAVAALAIIQATIGDWE; encoded by the coding sequence ATGCGCGCCAATTATCGCCTGCAGCGCCTCTATGTCGACATCGGCCTTGCCGCCGGAGAGGCCTTCGAGGCCGACAGGAACCAGTTCCATTACCTGGCCCATGTCATCCGCGCCGAAGAGGGCGCCGAGCTTCTGCTGTTCAACGGGCGCGATGGCGAATGGCTGGCGCGGATCGCCTATCCGAGCCGCAAGAAGATCATGCTTCAGCCGGTCGAACAGACCCGGCCGCAGCCGCCCCTGCCGGATCTGACCTATCTTTTCGCGCCGCTGAAAGTCGGACGAATGGACTATATGGTGCAGAAGGCCGTCGAGATGGGGGCAGGGCGCATCCAGCCGGTGATGACGCAGCATGTCCAGGGCAAGCCCGGCAAGAGCGACCGGCTCGCGGCCAACATCATCGAGGCCGCCGAGCAATGCGGCGTGCTCGCCGTTCCCGAGCTTCTGGAACCGGTGAAGCTCGCCGACCTTCTGGAGGGGTGGGAGGCCGGGCGGCGGCTGATCTTCTGCGACGAGGCGGACGAAGACCAGAACCCTGTGAAGGCGCTTCAGCGGGTTACGGAGAAAAGCCTCGCGCTGCTGATCGGACCCGAAGGCGGATTTTCGGACGAGGAGCGGGCAATGTTGCGGGCCAGCCCGTTCGTGACGCCGATCCCGCTTGGCCCGCGCATCCTCAGGGCCGACACGGCCGCCGTCGCCGCGCTCGCGATCATCCAGGCGACGATCGGCGACTGGGAATAA
- a CDS encoding NUDIX hydrolase — MPSDKTLAENADMSEARQQYAALCYRLTRTKKKTAIEVLLITSRDTGRWVTPKGWPMANKAPHEVAAQEAFEEAGIKGKVGEKPLGNYSYLKRLDNGTSVPCVVDLYPLRVRKTKSKYPEADERTRKWTSPEEAAELVHESELKTLLIELINLIES, encoded by the coding sequence ATGCCATCTGACAAGACGCTGGCTGAGAATGCCGACATGAGCGAAGCCCGCCAGCAATATGCCGCCCTCTGCTATCGGCTGACCCGTACGAAGAAGAAGACAGCGATCGAGGTGCTGCTGATCACCAGCCGAGACACGGGCCGCTGGGTGACGCCCAAGGGCTGGCCGATGGCCAACAAGGCCCCGCACGAGGTCGCCGCCCAGGAAGCCTTCGAGGAGGCCGGCATCAAGGGCAAGGTCGGCGAAAAGCCGCTTGGAAACTATTCCTATCTTAAACGGCTCGACAACGGCACGTCCGTGCCCTGCGTCGTCGATCTCTATCCCTTGCGGGTGCGCAAGACCAAGTCGAAATATCCCGAGGCCGACGAGCGCACGCGCAAGTGGACGTCGCCGGAGGAAGCAGCCGAGCTCGTGCATGAAAGCGAGTTGAAGACGCTGCTGATCGAGCTCATCAACCTGATCGAGAGCTGA